The Bacillota bacterium nucleotide sequence CGGCGCGTTTCGGCAATGCGGCACCTGGCGGTTGAGGGGCTCATGACGATCGCCCCGTTCACTGTCAACCCGGAGGAGACGCGGCCGTTTTTCCGCGGCCTGAGACAGATCCTCGAGCGCGTCAACCGCGCCGGTATCCCCGGGGTCAATTTACGGCACCTCTCCATGGGCATGACGAACGACTACGAGGTCGCCATCGAAGAAGGCGCGACGATCGTGAGGATCGGCACGGCGATCTTCGGACCGAGGCTCGCATAGTCCGCGCGCCGGAGCGAGGAAGGATTTAGCAGAAACCTGTCGAAACCGCTGGATGGACTGGAAATCTGGAGGTGCGCGTATGCTAACACCCCTCGACATCCATAATAAGGAATTCAGGAGGGGGTTTCGCGGTTACAGCGAGACTGAAGTGGACGAGTTCCTCGACGAAATCGTCCGCGACTTTGAAGTCCTCCTGAAAGAAAACGCCGAGTACAAGCAGAAGATCGAGGACCTGGAGGAGAAGGTCGCACATTTCAGGCTCATCGAGGATACGCTGAATAACACGCTGGTAGTGGCGCAACGCACGGCCGAAGAGGTAAAGAACAACGCCCACAAGGAAGCGGAGATCATTGTCCGCGATGCGGGCGCGCAGGCCGACAAGATAATCGAGGAGAACCAGCTGAGGGTCCGCCAGATCCACGCGCAGTACCAGGATCTCAAGCACGAGGTGGAGGTCTTCAGGGCCAGGATGAGGGCGCTCCTGCAGTCTTACCTCGATATCATCGACAGGGAGGAGCCTCTCACCGAAGAGCGAGCAGGTGAGTGAATCCAGGCTGGCGATCCCGGGTCTGAAGGACGTGGCCGGGGGAGCCGAACTGACGGTGAGAGTGCAGCCGGGCGCGTCGCGAAACGACCTGTCGGTTACCGGAGGCCAGGTAAGGTTGCGGGTCACCGCGCCGCCCGTGGAGGGACGGGCCAATGAGAAAGCCGTCGAGGCGCTCGCCGCGTTCCTGGGATTGCGCAACTCCCAGGTCGAACTGGCAAGGG carries:
- a CDS encoding DivIVA domain-containing protein, which gives rise to MLTPLDIHNKEFRRGFRGYSETEVDEFLDEIVRDFEVLLKENAEYKQKIEDLEEKVAHFRLIEDTLNNTLVVAQRTAEEVKNNAHKEAEIIVRDAGAQADKIIEENQLRVRQIHAQYQDLKHEVEVFRARMRALLQSYLDIIDREEPLTEERAGE
- a CDS encoding DUF167 domain-containing protein, whose translation is MSESRLAIPGLKDVAGGAELTVRVQPGASRNDLSVTGGQVRLRVTAPPVEGRANEKAVEALAAFLGLRNSQVELARGTASRTKVIRIRGITACDLERRLVRFLKDESGS